CCCGCTTGTAGGTGTAACTTCTACTACTAAAGACCCAAATACATAAGTTCCTACAGTTAATCCTTGATCTCCAAACTGTTCTTGAAATAGGTCTTGCGACAATGAATTTAGTAATTGCCTGTTTAAGCTATTTGTAAAATTTTCTAAATCTGAAGGCTGTTGAAAAGGATCTTGTCCTTCTTCTTGAAAGTCGTTTTGTGCATTAGCTGAAGCCAAAATTTGCTGATACCCGAATGGATTGTTTCCTCCAAAAAACGGATTTACCGGTTTATAAACTAGTTCTTGTGAAAAAGCAAATGAGCTTAGTAAAAATAAAACTATTGTTATAAGTTTGGTTACTATTTTCATAATTTACTTTTTTAAATTTTATAACTTAATAATGTGTTTCTCTGTTTTGAATAACTACTTAATCTTACCAAAGATGCTTTAACAGCTCGTTTAAGAAAATCTTCTCCTGGCATAGTCATAAACTCAAAAATCTTTTTATCATCAGCTTCAATAATTAAAACTGTAGTTCTTCTTAATCCTGGTTTTTCTTTTATTTTTATGATAAAAGGATATTTTAAGCCTGAGAGCAGATACTCTTGATAAAAAAAGTCATAAAAGTCTTTTCCTATTTTTGTTATTGCTTCTTCAATAACCAATCCTTTTAATATAAAATTAGACTCATCTATTTTTTCTTTATTCATTACACCTACCTTTTTAGGTATTATTACTAGAGTGTCTTTATCTATTAATTTTTTCCTGTGCCTTATAAATAAATAAGCTCTTAATTCTTCATCAGGGTTTAAACTCAATCTTATTAATGAAAGCTCTTTTTTCTCGTTAGGTTTTAAAGAAAATTCTCCCGATTGTTTATTGTTAGAATAGTTTCCTTCTTTATTCTTTTTTAGTACTAATAAGTTATAATTAAGCTCATCTTTAAACAACACTCCTTCGTTTTCAGCTTCTGCTTTTACAGTTATAAAATTATCTTTTTTAAGAACAAGTATTTTAGCTTTAACATTGCTTATTTCTTGAGCAAAGCTTGTAGTTATACACAGTAACAATAGAGTGACATATTTTAAAACGTTTCTAAAAAAAATAAACCTTAACATTTTTTAATAATTCCTAACTATAATTGTTTTATAATTAGATTTTTGAATGATTTTTACATTTTCCATCAAAGAGTTTGTTCCATAAATAAGCAATGAATTAGCATTACCTTCTTGAAGAGTATTTATTTTTGTTGGTGAGTTATTATAATAATCTATGAAATTATAATAGTTATCTCTACCTTTTTGCCCAATCAACTGTATGTCATTTATTCCGTTTTTAACTTCTGCAACATTATTAACTCCTAACTGATTTATTGATAAATCATAATTATCAATCGATTTATCATAATCTTGTAAATTATTTAATGAGTTAATATTTTTTTCTAAAACTAGAAAAGAAGCATCACTTCCTATTTGAGGTACAGACACAAAGTAAGTAGATGTATTTTGTTGTGTCATAGCTTTTAAACTAAATATTAATAGGATTATACACAATATCATTTTTATCCTTCTCATCATTACTTTAGTTTCTTATTAATAAGGGAGAGGAAAAGAAAACCCTCCCATTCTCCCTTATCTTTGTTGCTTAATTAAAAATTTATAATCCTGTTTGTTCAACACAAGCTTTGTTCATGTAACCTGCCTGTCCAATAAAACTAGCGTTTCCAGAACCTTGTGCATCTTGAATAACAGAAGCATGATTTTCTACACCAAATTGACTAATTAAACTTAAGTTAATCCCTGCATCTGCATTTTGATCAACGCAAGCTTTGTTACCCCAACCTGTTTGTGCAATACCAGAAATATTTAAACCTCCATTTGAAGATTGATTTGTAGAAGCTACATTTCCGTTGCCAAACTGAGCAATACCATCTATATTAAAGCTACCTCTTTGAACTTGTTTAGCTTTATTATAATTACCAATTTGTAAAATACCCGCTACACTTCCTGGCGCACCATTAGTTCCTGTGCTTTGATCTTGATGAGCAAAGTTTCTTCTACCTGATTGTGCTACAATAGCTACATTATTATCATAACGTTGTTTTTGAATAGAAGTGTTTTGACGTCCTGTTTGATAAGCATAAGCTCTGTTGTTTTCTGCCCAACCTACACCAACATCTTGTTGTGCATAGTTTTTATATCCTACTTGATTTACAAAACCAGAGTTATAATCTCCATGTTGTTTAATGTCGGTTTCGTTCTTTCTTCCTCTTTGATATACAGTAGCTTCATTTCCCAAACCTCCTGAAAACCCTTGATTCTGACCATCTTGATCAATTTTAGACAGGTTTCCAACTCCGGTTTGAACAACACTTGCGTCATTCATATGTCCTGTTTGATCTACATAACTTGTGTTAATTACGGCTCCTCTATTTCCATAGGAAGGTCCTACTTGCGAAACTGAACATCCAAGACAATTAGCTTTAGGTGTTGGTAATGGATTAGCGAACTGTGCAAAAGCTGTTCCTGAAGCTAAAAAAATAGCTGCTAATAAAAAATTTTTCATAATAGATAATTTTAAAATACGTTAGTTAATTTTTAGCATACTCTATCTACGACAAGCATACAAATAGTAATGATGCTTATTGTGGGAGAATGCTAGTAAATAAGGGTAAGATAAAATTATGGGGTAAAATGCAAAGGTTAGTTTGATAACCGTGATTACATCCATCAGTTTAAAATAAAACTGTAAGAAACTATATATAGTTTGTCTGTTTAAACGTAGCTAATATACGATTTTTTCAGTTTCAAAAACCAATAAAGATTTCTTTACTTTTAAAAAAAGTGAATAAGAGAAGCCAAAAACACGCTATAAACGTAGCCTTTAGCTTTACATTTCTTTATCCTTAATTTAAAAAAAGGGGAGAATCCCCCTTTTTTTTAATGTATTTTCTTCTTTAAAATAAGTTACTTTATCTAATAAACAAAAGTTTTTTATTTCTTGTTAAGTAGTATTTGTCTTTTTGCTTCTTTACTTTATTCGATTAGTCTGATTAGGGAAAATAAAAGTATTAACGAATTAATTTTGTTACCTTATAATTAGAAATTTGTTTTACGACCTTTTCACTCGTAGTTTTTTTACTTCTTCAATCGTAAGACCTGTGTTTTTAGCAATTAACTCGTTATCTAATCCGCTTCTTTTAAAAGCTTTAGCAATTTCAATGGCTTTTTTCTTTTCAGCTATTTCAGCAGCTTCTTTTTTTAGACGCTGTTCTAACACATATTTAGGTACATATTTAGTGCTTTTTTTAAGTTCGTCTAGTAATCCAGTATCTTCAAAACTTAGATAGCTTTTGTCGGATATTATAAGGTGGTCTACCACTTCGGTATCTACAATAATACCTACTTGTATTAAACGGTCAGAAATATCTTTATCAGCCTCAGAAGGTTTTAATTCCCCACTAGGATGATTATGACATAATATGATTTTAACAGCTCTTTTTTGCAGCGCAAAGCTAAATACCTCCATAGGCTCTACCAAGGTTGCATTGACAGTTCCTAAACTTATTAGCTCAATAAAAAGAATACGGTTGTTATTTGCTAAACCAATAACCCAAAAGTGCTCACGATTTTGGTCTATTTTATTATCTCTTAATAAAATGCGTTGCATAATTCCGTAAATATCATCGGAATTTAGAATCTTTATCTTCTCTTGTTCTGTCAATTTTATGTCCATAAAAACAAATGTAAGATTTTATTGTTTACAAATCATACACTTCTAAAAACTGTCTAACCTCACTAGGGCATAGCTTTTTTATGTTTAGCAACCTCAATAGACAAATTTCGATTATTTCATTAATTGTTACTCAGACTACTCGTAAGTAATAGTATTTCTCGAAAAGCTTCTTTTTATTGTAAATTATGTTCATTAATAATGCTTTAAATACTGTGTATAATAGTATCAGCTCTATTAGTAAATTCCTCTCTTATAAAAAACATAAAAAAATGTTAATTTTTTTTATATATTTATACTGAATTATTAAAAATATTTTTTTAGCGATAGCTCCCTTTAAATTGTCTCATTAAATGAAATTATAGATGAAATAACAGTATTACAAGTATAAACTAAATCCAAGTCTCCCAATTATGAAACACCTTTATTCTCTCAAATCTAACGTAAAATTCACATTAGGTTTTATCATTCTCCTATGTAAAACTCAGACCTCTACTTTTAAAAAAGAGGTAGTTACTAAGCTCTCAAAAAAATTACAAAATATATTTAATGAGTTTTTTCAATCCTTTCAAACAGTTTGTGGGATTTACTCTAAAATATATCCATACAAATTTAACGTAATTATAAACCACAACTAACTATAAAAACACTCTAATATGTTTTTATATAGTTTTTGTATTCAATTTACACATAATTTACACCATCAATATGGTTAATATATAATTACAATTCTGTATTTGTATCATACTCTGTTTTAAATAAAAATTAGCTTTATATGAAAAATAAGCTCCCTTACTATAATATATATAATAGCATACTATATATAATTTTATTAACATTTACTATAACTATTAATGGTCAAGTATCTGTAAAAGACAAACTAAAAAAAGGCAACCTTAACAAAATTTTATCATACAAACCACTGCAAGACAATAAGCTAAATTCTTCGGGTAATCCTCTAAGCTCCATAACCAACTCTTTCTTCACAGAAAAAATAACAACAGCCAATAAAAGTAGAACAAGACAAAAATCTTCCTCTTCTTCTTTTAACATGATGATGGCTGCTCCTGCTTTAGACTTAAATAACATAACCCCTGGAAATAATTATGATTTTCAGCTACAACCAACAACTTCTAATGTGTTCCCTGTAACAGTAAACCCACAGGTCACAACAGATGCGGGGGTTTTAAGTGCAACCCTAAATTTTTCAGGTATTGTTGACTTTCCCTCTGGTGAATTGTTAGCTATTAATAATGGAGGAGGTTTTGACTTATTATGGTTACAAGTACCTGTTTCCGGTCCATTTACTTATACCATAGGG
The nucleotide sequence above comes from Tenacibaculum singaporense. Encoded proteins:
- a CDS encoding CsgE family curli-type amyloid fiber assembly protein; translated protein: MLLCITTSFAQEISNVKAKILVLKKDNFITVKAEAENEGVLFKDELNYNLLVLKKNKEGNYSNNKQSGEFSLKPNEKKELSLIRLSLNPDEELRAYLFIRHRKKLIDKDTLVIIPKKVGVMNKEKIDESNFILKGLVIEEAITKIGKDFYDFFYQEYLLSGLKYPFIIKIKEKPGLRRTTVLIIEADDKKIFEFMTMPGEDFLKRAVKASLVRLSSYSKQRNTLLSYKI
- a CDS encoding JAB domain-containing protein, which gives rise to MDIKLTEQEKIKILNSDDIYGIMQRILLRDNKIDQNREHFWVIGLANNNRILFIELISLGTVNATLVEPMEVFSFALQKRAVKIILCHNHPSGELKPSEADKDISDRLIQVGIIVDTEVVDHLIISDKSYLSFEDTGLLDELKKSTKYVPKYVLEQRLKKEAAEIAEKKKAIEIAKAFKRSGLDNELIAKNTGLTIEEVKKLRVKRS
- a CDS encoding curli assembly protein CsgF — protein: MKIVTKLITIVLFLLSSFAFSQELVYKPVNPFFGGNNPFGYQQILASANAQNDFQEEGQDPFQQPSDLENFTNSLNRQLLNSLSQDLFQEQFGDQGLTVGTYVFGSLVVEVTPTSGGLSVNILNTQTGEQTQIIIPNN